Proteins from one Burkholderiaceae bacterium DAT-1 genomic window:
- a CDS encoding M13 family metallopeptidase yields the protein MRRLVLALCAAGLYPLTASALAADASADQPFTSLPYTPSLDNQSMDRTANPCQDFYQYACGGWIKNNPIPSDKSSWSVYGKLAHENQRYLWGILDSLSKQTEGRTVSQQKIGDYFGACMDESGIEKRGLAPAQSMLDQVAGLKDRQVLPALLATLHGRGVSGFFNFGSEQDYTNSDNVIAGVGAGGIGLPERDFYLKTDPKSKALRLKYIQHIERVLVQSGTSKAAAKRDAAAILALETRLAKAQLGAVDLRDPYKTSHKMGLDKLKAMTPAFAWDQYLKQLGAPDFAELNVGQPAYMKALNRELSSLPLDVVRAYLRWNVMRASASSLTAAIDREHFDFYGTALMGTPKQAPRWQRCVQNVDNQLGEALGKEFTDRAFTPKLKADTQKMTRQIEDAMEADIKALSWMSDTTKKRAIEKLHAVANKVGYPDRWRDYSSVEIRPDDFFGNSDRATVFEIRRQLAKIGKPVDRSEWSMTPPTVNAYYNPQMNDINFPAGVLQPPLYDPKMDDAPNYGNTGSTIGHELTHGFDDSGRQFDGKGNLKDWWEKDDAKAFNEHAACIVKQYSTYTIIDELKINGRLTQGEDIADLGGLILAWMAWKAEVVGQNLPDVDGLTPEQRFFVGYAQWACENTRPETQRVHALTNPHSPGKYRVNGLMVNMPEFEQAFACHKGDAMVPEKRCRVW from the coding sequence ATGCGTCGCCTCGTACTTGCCTTGTGTGCTGCAGGGCTCTACCCGCTGACCGCGTCTGCACTTGCTGCTGATGCGAGCGCAGACCAGCCATTTACTTCGTTGCCGTATACGCCCAGTCTGGATAACCAGTCGATGGATCGGACGGCGAATCCATGTCAGGACTTTTACCAGTACGCCTGCGGTGGATGGATCAAAAATAACCCTATTCCGTCAGATAAATCCAGCTGGTCGGTATACGGTAAATTGGCGCACGAAAACCAGCGCTATCTGTGGGGTATACTCGATTCGCTTTCCAAGCAAACCGAAGGCCGAACCGTCAGCCAGCAAAAAATCGGCGACTACTTTGGCGCGTGCATGGATGAGTCCGGTATTGAAAAGCGCGGACTCGCACCTGCACAGTCCATGCTTGATCAAGTTGCCGGGCTGAAAGATCGGCAAGTATTGCCAGCCCTACTGGCTACGCTGCATGGCCGTGGGGTGAGCGGGTTCTTCAATTTCGGCTCCGAGCAGGACTATACCAACTCTGACAATGTGATTGCGGGTGTGGGTGCCGGTGGCATTGGTTTACCCGAGCGCGATTTCTATCTGAAGACAGATCCCAAGTCGAAGGCGCTGCGCCTTAAATACATCCAGCACATTGAACGTGTACTGGTTCAATCAGGCACCAGCAAGGCTGCCGCCAAACGTGATGCAGCCGCGATTCTGGCACTGGAAACCCGTCTGGCCAAAGCGCAGCTGGGCGCAGTCGATCTGCGCGACCCATACAAGACATCGCATAAGATGGGGCTGGACAAGCTCAAGGCCATGACGCCCGCCTTTGCATGGGATCAATATCTGAAGCAACTGGGTGCGCCCGATTTTGCCGAGCTGAACGTCGGTCAGCCAGCATACATGAAGGCGCTGAATCGCGAACTGTCGAGTCTGCCGCTTGATGTGGTGCGGGCCTATCTGCGCTGGAATGTCATGCGTGCATCCGCGAGCAGCCTGACTGCCGCAATCGATCGTGAACACTTCGATTTCTATGGCACTGCGCTAATGGGTACGCCCAAGCAGGCACCACGCTGGCAGCGTTGCGTCCAGAATGTGGATAACCAGCTGGGTGAGGCATTGGGCAAGGAGTTCACTGATCGCGCCTTCACGCCAAAGCTGAAGGCAGACACGCAGAAAATGACGCGCCAGATCGAAGATGCAATGGAAGCCGATATTAAGGCGCTGAGCTGGATGAGTGACACAACCAAAAAGCGTGCGATCGAAAAGTTGCATGCGGTTGCCAACAAGGTAGGCTATCCGGATCGCTGGCGCGATTACAGCAGCGTCGAGATTCGCCCCGACGATTTCTTCGGCAACAGCGATCGTGCCACAGTCTTCGAAATTCGCCGCCAGCTTGCCAAGATTGGCAAGCCGGTTGATCGCAGCGAATGGAGCATGACCCCGCCGACAGTGAATGCCTATTACAACCCGCAGATGAACGATATCAACTTCCCTGCGGGCGTCTTGCAGCCGCCCTTGTACGACCCGAAGATGGATGACGCACCTAATTATGGCAACACAGGCTCGACCATCGGGCATGAGCTGACCCATGGCTTCGATGACAGCGGTCGCCAGTTCGATGGCAAGGGTAATCTCAAAGACTGGTGGGAAAAGGATGATGCCAAGGCATTTAACGAACACGCAGCCTGCATCGTTAAGCAATACAGCACCTACACCATTATCGATGAGCTGAAGATCAATGGCCGTCTGACTCAGGGCGAAGACATTGCCGATCTGGGCGGCTTGATTCTGGCCTGGATGGCCTGGAAGGCCGAAGTGGTCGGCCAGAATTTGCCCGATGTCGATGGTCTCACACCTGAGCAGCGTTTCTTCGTAGGCTATGCACAGTGGGCATGTGAAAATACCCGTCCGGAAACGCAGCGTGTGCATGCGCTGACAAATCCGCATTCACCGGGGAAATACCGTGTGAATGGTCTGATGGTGAATATGCCTGAGTTCGAGCAAGCCTTCGCCTGTCATAAAGGGGATGCAATGGTGCCGGAAAAGCGCTGCCGAGTCTGGTAA
- the cysN gene encoding sulfate adenylyltransferase subunit CysN encodes MSHQSDLIASDILAYLKQHENKDMLRFITCGNVDDGKSTLIGRLLHDSKLIFEDQLAAIQRDSQKYNTTDEEIDLALLVDGLQAEREQGITIDVAYRYFSTDKRKFIIADCPGHEQYTRNMATGASTSNLAIILIDARRGVQTQTRRHSFIVSLLGIKHVVVAINKMDLVDFDEAVYTRIRDEYLAFAGQLAIPDIRFVPISALRGDNVVNASQQSPWYQGPTLMQLLETVQIDHDVALDAFRLPVQYVNRPNLDFRGFCGTIASGRIAPGDAITVLPSGKQSTVKAVVTYEGELASAGTGEAITLTLTDEIDISRGDLIIRTGESSPAVSQAFDAHIVWMNETPLETGKEYLFKLAGKQVSGRIERILSRIDVNSLNESEASQLSLNEIGLCRIQVNAPVVFDAYRACRATGSLIVIDRLSNATAGAGMIAAAAQSTGSTDDQDELTRLRAFEVELNALVRKYFPHWEAKDVSALLKR; translated from the coding sequence ATGAGCCACCAATCCGACCTGATTGCCAGCGACATCCTCGCTTATCTGAAACAGCATGAAAACAAGGACATGCTGCGCTTTATTACCTGCGGCAATGTCGATGACGGCAAGTCCACGCTGATTGGCCGCCTGTTGCATGATTCCAAGCTGATTTTTGAAGATCAGCTGGCGGCGATCCAGCGCGACTCGCAGAAGTACAACACCACAGACGAAGAGATTGATCTCGCTTTGCTGGTGGATGGTCTGCAGGCCGAGCGTGAGCAGGGCATTACCATTGATGTGGCCTACCGCTACTTCAGCACCGACAAGCGCAAGTTCATTATTGCCGATTGCCCGGGTCATGAGCAGTACACCCGCAATATGGCGACAGGTGCATCGACCAGTAATCTGGCCATCATTCTGATCGACGCGCGCCGGGGCGTGCAGACCCAGACCCGCCGTCACAGCTTTATCGTGAGTCTTTTGGGGATCAAGCATGTGGTGGTGGCGATCAACAAGATGGATCTGGTCGACTTTGATGAGGCCGTCTACACCCGTATCCGCGATGAATATCTGGCTTTTGCCGGTCAGCTGGCTATCCCGGACATCCGCTTTGTGCCGATTTCGGCGCTGCGCGGTGACAATGTGGTGAACGCCAGCCAGCAAAGCCCCTGGTATCAGGGCCCGACCCTGATGCAGCTGCTGGAAACGGTGCAGATCGACCACGATGTCGCGCTCGATGCCTTCCGTTTGCCGGTGCAGTATGTGAATCGCCCGAATCTCGATTTCCGCGGCTTCTGCGGCACCATCGCCTCCGGTCGCATTGCGCCGGGTGATGCGATCACCGTGTTGCCATCGGGCAAGCAATCGACGGTGAAGGCCGTGGTGACCTATGAGGGTGAGCTGGCAAGCGCGGGCACGGGTGAAGCGATCACACTGACACTGACAGATGAAATCGATATTTCGCGCGGCGACTTGATCATCAGGACGGGCGAATCCAGCCCGGCTGTTTCACAAGCCTTCGATGCACACATCGTGTGGATGAATGAAACGCCACTGGAAACTGGCAAGGAATATCTGTTCAAGCTTGCCGGCAAGCAGGTATCGGGCCGCATCGAGCGTATTCTGAGCCGTATTGATGTGAACTCGCTGAACGAAAGCGAAGCCAGCCAGTTGAGCCTGAATGAAATCGGCCTATGCCGCATTCAGGTGAATGCACCGGTGGTATTCGATGCCTATCGTGCCTGCCGGGCGACTGGCAGCCTGATTGTGATCGACCGCTTGAGCAATGCCACGGCGGGTGCCGGAATGATTGCAGCAGCGGCGCAATCGACAGGCAGCACCGATGATCAGGATGAACTGACCCGCTTGCGGGCGTTTGAAGTCGAGCTGAATGCGCTGGTGCGGAAGTATTTTCCGCACTGGGAAGCGAAGGATGTGAGTGCGCTGTTGAAGCGATAA
- the cysD gene encoding sulfate adenylyltransferase subunit CysD produces the protein MTDLSLKLDSQRLTHLRQLEAESIHIIREVAAEFENPVMLYSIGKDSAVMLHLAKKAFAPGKPPFPLMHVDTTWKFRDMYTLREKQAAEGWKLIVHVNEEGVKNNVNPFTVGSAKHTDVMKTEGLKQALNKYGFDAAFGGARRDEEKSRAKERVYSFRDRNHRWDPKSQRPELWNIYNSRIDRGESIRVFPLSNWTELDIWQYIFLESIEIVPLYFAAERPVVNLNGTQVMIDDDRILEYLTPEQQASIEHKSVRFRTLGCYPLTGAVESTASTLPEIIQEMLLATTSERQGRVIDHDSAGSMEKKKMEGYF, from the coding sequence ATGACTGACCTTTCCCTGAAGCTGGACAGCCAGCGTCTGACCCACCTCCGCCAGCTGGAGGCCGAGTCCATCCATATCATCCGCGAAGTGGCCGCCGAGTTCGAAAACCCGGTGATGCTGTATTCGATCGGCAAGGATTCGGCTGTGATGCTGCATCTGGCCAAGAAGGCCTTTGCGCCGGGCAAGCCCCCTTTTCCGCTGATGCATGTAGATACCACGTGGAAATTCCGCGATATGTACACCCTGCGCGAAAAGCAGGCGGCGGAAGGCTGGAAGCTGATCGTGCATGTGAATGAAGAGGGCGTGAAAAATAACGTCAATCCGTTTACCGTGGGCTCGGCCAAGCATACTGATGTGATGAAGACGGAAGGTCTGAAACAGGCGCTGAATAAGTACGGCTTTGACGCGGCCTTTGGCGGTGCCCGCCGGGATGAAGAGAAATCGCGCGCCAAGGAGCGGGTCTATTCCTTCCGTGACCGCAATCATCGCTGGGACCCGAAAAGCCAGCGCCCCGAGCTGTGGAACATCTACAACTCGCGCATCGACCGTGGTGAAAGCATCCGCGTGTTCCCGCTGTCGAACTGGACCGAACTCGATATCTGGCAATACATCTTTCTGGAAAGCATCGAGATTGTGCCCCTTTACTTCGCAGCGGAACGCCCGGTAGTGAACCTGAACGGTACACAGGTCATGATCGATGATGATCGCATCCTCGAATATCTGACACCCGAGCAGCAGGCCAGCATCGAGCACAAATCCGTGCGTTTCCGTACGCTTGGCTGCTATCCGCTGACTGGCGCGGTGGAGTCCACCGCCAGCACACTGCCGGAAATTATTCAGGAAATGCTGCTGGCCACCACCAGCGAGCGGCAAGGCCGCGTGATCGACCATGACTCGGCCGGGTCGATGGAGAAAAAGAAGATGGAGGGATACTTCTAA
- a CDS encoding GNAT family N-acetyltransferase — MKPIQSPVVQVCHLAASGMQLRHIAPSDSILMGAFIARLSYASRYFRFGDGDFSASRPQLDALCTPDPDQVTHFVMTCDRDGSLRVMASARYVIDSETQTGEVAVLISDDWHGMGVGSIMMQALIDSARSRGLRGLLARCLRSNDRMIRLAVRHGFVRLTPADHPILNYRLAIDTPKVCQPVVQVNTLVPG; from the coding sequence ATGAAGCCTATCCAGTCCCCCGTAGTGCAAGTCTGTCATCTTGCTGCTTCCGGTATGCAACTTCGGCACATTGCGCCAAGTGACTCCATCCTGATGGGTGCATTTATCGCCCGTCTCTCATACGCCAGTCGGTATTTTCGTTTCGGCGACGGCGACTTTTCCGCTTCGCGTCCGCAGCTGGATGCCTTATGCACGCCGGATCCGGATCAGGTCACCCACTTTGTGATGACATGCGATCGTGATGGTTCCTTACGTGTCATGGCATCAGCGCGATATGTCATCGATTCCGAGACGCAAACCGGCGAAGTGGCGGTTCTCATTTCAGATGACTGGCATGGCATGGGCGTGGGCAGCATCATGATGCAAGCGTTGATTGACAGTGCACGGTCACGTGGTTTGCGAGGACTGCTTGCGCGATGCTTGCGGAGCAATGATCGCATGATACGCCTGGCGGTTCGTCATGGATTTGTTCGCCTCACACCGGCTGATCATCCGATCCTGAACTACCGGCTTGCTATCGATACGCCGAAGGTGTGTCAGCCAGTTGTGCAAGTCAACACGCTGGTTCCGGGGTAG
- a CDS encoding serine endopeptidase, producing the protein MSKALRLSEKWFQRGLWLVAIVFAGFLNGLGSNIVSDLPKVDPGVSLESFMPAGPTQAARAAIREAEKQTVAANEALAQAQLKRQTAQADVSAKRETFSNWLATRHVTEQSSQDPEVIKRTQELDVLKATERTTQARVESQQQILLDATQAQDHARRQLAELEDVARVQWYTAKRHQELRVFLYRLALTLPLLIIAGWLFRNKRKSPSWPFAWGFILFALSAFFIELVPYLPSYGGYVHYIVGIIVTVLIGRSSINALQRYLEQQKAAESQPDVVRRQELSYDTALARMTKGVCPGCERAVDLKHPHIDFCPHCGIGLFNHCTHCDTRKNAFSHFCHACGTAASGARSDSPSA; encoded by the coding sequence ATGAGCAAAGCGCTTCGATTGTCCGAAAAATGGTTCCAGCGTGGCTTGTGGCTGGTGGCAATTGTATTTGCAGGATTTTTAAATGGGCTGGGCAGCAATATTGTCAGTGATCTTCCCAAGGTTGATCCTGGCGTGTCGCTAGAGTCTTTCATGCCAGCAGGGCCAACACAAGCTGCCCGTGCCGCGATTCGGGAAGCAGAAAAACAAACCGTTGCAGCGAACGAAGCGCTGGCACAAGCTCAACTGAAACGGCAGACCGCACAAGCCGACGTCAGCGCCAAACGCGAAACCTTCAGTAATTGGCTGGCAACACGTCATGTCACAGAGCAATCTTCGCAAGATCCGGAGGTGATCAAGCGGACACAGGAATTGGATGTACTGAAGGCCACCGAGCGGACGACGCAGGCCAGAGTTGAATCACAGCAACAAATTCTGCTCGATGCAACACAGGCACAGGATCATGCCCGCAGGCAACTGGCCGAACTGGAGGATGTCGCCCGCGTTCAATGGTACACCGCCAAGCGGCATCAGGAACTCCGTGTTTTCCTGTACCGTCTCGCGTTGACACTCCCCTTGCTGATCATCGCAGGCTGGCTGTTCCGCAACAAGCGCAAAAGCCCCTCCTGGCCCTTTGCCTGGGGCTTCATTCTGTTTGCACTGAGTGCCTTCTTTATTGAACTGGTACCTTATCTGCCCAGTTACGGCGGTTACGTCCACTACATTGTCGGGATTATTGTGACCGTACTAATAGGCCGCAGCAGCATCAATGCGCTGCAACGCTATCTGGAACAGCAAAAAGCCGCGGAGTCGCAACCAGATGTGGTCAGGCGCCAAGAACTCAGCTACGACACCGCACTTGCACGCATGACAAAAGGCGTGTGTCCCGGATGCGAGCGAGCTGTAGATCTGAAACATCCTCACATTGATTTTTGTCCGCATTGCGGCATTGGCTTGTTTAACCATTGCACACATTGCGACACGCGTAAAAATGCATTTTCGCATTTCTGCCATGCATGCGGTACGGCTGCGTCTGGCGCTCGTAGTGATTCGCCATCCGCCTAG
- a CDS encoding NUDIX domain-containing protein: protein MNYLTHLRTQLPDVPLHALALWIIDTQDRLIATIQPEPDDHVLAELADHFLDAQFVGVLTDLDGEAQQHRTVLVYRTSSMQDDVTVIRDDAEFKAAIHQLNGLLPFTMLGTGLSAQADEYWRQCRKKVGHDLLFVPSAGTMVQDDTGRVLLQRRTDDHTWSILGGCVEIGETPMDAAIRETYEESGLRVKLDRLLSIATGDDGWINYPNGDSLRFWGFLFLATVVSGDIHVSNDESAELRWFTPAELEALAPLNVYARFNRMNAALTDIAITDICMPELKWA from the coding sequence ATGAACTACCTTACCCATCTCCGCACGCAACTTCCTGATGTCCCACTGCACGCACTGGCGCTGTGGATCATCGACACGCAGGATCGCCTGATCGCCACCATTCAGCCGGAGCCGGACGATCATGTGCTGGCGGAATTAGCTGACCACTTCCTGGATGCACAGTTTGTTGGCGTACTGACTGATCTGGATGGTGAGGCGCAACAGCATCGTACCGTACTGGTATATCGCACATCGTCGATGCAAGACGATGTAACCGTTATCCGCGACGATGCCGAGTTCAAAGCTGCCATTCACCAGCTTAACGGGCTACTCCCATTCACGATGCTGGGTACAGGTCTCTCGGCTCAAGCGGATGAATACTGGCGCCAATGCCGCAAGAAGGTGGGACACGACCTTTTGTTTGTCCCGTCTGCAGGTACGATGGTGCAGGATGACACAGGCCGAGTCCTCTTGCAGCGTCGCACCGACGACCATACCTGGAGTATTCTGGGTGGCTGCGTGGAGATTGGCGAGACACCGATGGATGCGGCCATCCGCGAAACGTACGAGGAAAGTGGTCTGCGCGTAAAACTGGATCGACTGTTATCGATCGCGACTGGGGATGATGGCTGGATCAATTACCCTAATGGCGACTCGCTGCGATTCTGGGGATTTCTGTTTCTGGCGACGGTGGTGTCTGGCGACATTCACGTCAGCAATGATGAAAGCGCAGAGCTACGCTGGTTTACACCTGCGGAGCTGGAAGCATTGGCGCCACTCAATGTCTACGCCCGCTTCAATCGCATGAATGCTGCGTTGACAGATATCGCCATCACCGACATTTGCATGCCCGAACTCAAGTGGGCTTAA
- a CDS encoding chalcone isomerase family protein: MFIQSLLRHFKTAALLCFALPVVHAAVELDGMSFEDTVTVESVKLQLNGVGWRKRGYNKVDISGLYLPQKATTLEALEAMPGPKRIQLALLQEISGSTASRYFLNDFEASATKEEFGQVINEVFQMGAIYNSLPKIKKGDIVAIDVIPGKGVCATINGNPIMVPGTNTRYINSDLMGKIFLRMYVGGKTPAELRNNLLGVSRSMRDAGK; the protein is encoded by the coding sequence ATGTTCATTCAATCACTGCTTCGTCATTTCAAGACTGCTGCATTGCTCTGTTTTGCGCTGCCCGTCGTGCATGCGGCGGTCGAACTGGATGGGATGTCCTTTGAGGACACCGTGACGGTCGAGTCTGTTAAATTGCAGCTCAATGGTGTGGGCTGGCGCAAGCGCGGATATAACAAGGTAGATATCTCCGGCTTGTATCTGCCGCAAAAAGCCACCACACTGGAAGCGCTCGAAGCCATGCCAGGTCCGAAGCGTATTCAGCTGGCGCTCTTGCAGGAAATCTCCGGCTCGACAGCCTCGCGCTATTTTCTGAATGATTTTGAAGCCTCTGCGACCAAGGAAGAGTTTGGTCAGGTGATCAATGAGGTATTCCAGATGGGTGCGATTTATAACTCGCTGCCTAAGATCAAGAAAGGCGATATCGTCGCGATCGATGTTATACCCGGAAAAGGCGTGTGCGCGACCATCAATGGCAATCCCATCATGGTACCCGGCACCAATACGCGTTACATCAATAGCGATTTAATGGGCAAGATCTTCCTGCGTATGTATGTGGGCGGAAAAACGCCAGCGGAGTTGCGCAACAACTTACTGGGTGTATCCCGAAGCATGCGTGACGCTGGCAAATAA
- a CDS encoding HAMP domain-containing protein → MQTSGTQLRQRFADLPIRIKFLLPAMLTAVLMLLLGIMALYGIRQQTSTLNSLFEEDFKQYDLVSQFTLELGLTRNNLYSLSAMLQSNADADKANRFAQEQIQRLDLAANQLDTWQKSSLWSKADQANIAVLAKATKAFRKDITDALDMVTTDVNMTAMMLQSADTTFSASNRELTTLFEDARKDMSARRESSIAASHSLTIWFSVWMVGAFAVAVLSAIALVNALLKPLKKLQETIVRVEMQGDFSLSVPIAAQDEIGKTAQAFNHLLSSVQGTLAETNEVMASVASGDFSKRIEVDAVGDLATLKTSVNVSVDTLDLSTRAVVQVMDSLSHGDFSSRVDPRVAGDFRRSVDQAMSVMDTMIGDIGAVMAKVARGDISHRVSAQGEGALAALKDNINCTLDALRCLDEMAHVARALAKGDLDQSMTGSYQGVFAEVKVAMNSTVANLKAVLEDIGDVMAQLANGKLGQHVTATAEGELAVLKGNINASLDALHCLGELSVQAEAMAKGDLSRTVDSQYPGIFGAVKDSLNETVYSLRELIGGIRIAADRINVASQEIAQGNQDLSRRTEQQASSIEETATSMEELSGTVGQNAGNATMASEMAIHSREVAEQGGSAVRQVVETMGEIAASSRKIADIIGVIDGIAFQTNILALNAAVEAARAGEEGRGFAVVASEVRSLAQRTANSAREIKQLIEASLSCVEVGRHQVNLAGDTVEEIVGGIGKVSEAIVEIANASKEQSEGVSQVTQAVAIMDKATQQNAALVEEATAAAIQLETQANELVSAVSRFSLGNETNRQLPRGGQVPRLTVR, encoded by the coding sequence ATGCAGACCTCAGGCACCCAGTTGCGTCAACGCTTTGCTGATTTGCCCATTCGGATCAAATTTCTTCTGCCCGCTATGCTGACCGCCGTGCTCATGCTGCTACTCGGCATCATGGCGCTTTACGGCATTCGCCAGCAGACATCGACCCTGAACTCGCTATTCGAAGAAGATTTCAAGCAATACGATCTAGTAAGTCAGTTCACACTGGAGCTAGGGCTGACGCGGAATAATCTTTATTCTTTGTCAGCCATGCTGCAAAGCAATGCAGATGCAGATAAGGCAAACAGGTTTGCTCAGGAACAGATTCAACGGCTCGACTTAGCCGCCAATCAGCTTGATACCTGGCAAAAGTCGAGTCTTTGGAGTAAAGCGGATCAAGCCAATATTGCGGTACTGGCTAAGGCGACGAAGGCCTTCCGTAAGGATATTACCGATGCGCTGGATATGGTGACAACAGACGTCAATATGACTGCAATGATGCTGCAATCGGCAGATACCACCTTCTCCGCATCGAATCGAGAACTGACTACACTCTTTGAGGATGCGCGAAAGGACATGAGTGCTCGGCGGGAGTCGAGCATTGCAGCCTCGCACAGTCTCACAATCTGGTTTTCCGTGTGGATGGTAGGCGCATTTGCGGTTGCCGTTTTGAGTGCCATTGCGCTGGTGAATGCCCTGCTGAAGCCGCTGAAGAAACTGCAGGAGACGATTGTCCGTGTAGAGATGCAAGGGGATTTTTCTCTGTCGGTTCCCATCGCTGCTCAGGATGAAATTGGCAAAACTGCTCAAGCATTCAATCACTTGCTCTCTTCCGTACAAGGCACACTGGCTGAAACTAATGAGGTGATGGCATCCGTGGCTTCGGGCGACTTCTCGAAGCGGATCGAAGTCGATGCGGTGGGTGATCTTGCAACATTAAAAACAAGCGTCAATGTATCTGTGGATACCCTTGATCTGTCGACCCGTGCGGTTGTGCAGGTCATGGATAGCTTGTCTCATGGTGACTTCTCGTCGCGTGTTGATCCGCGTGTGGCAGGTGATTTCCGTCGGTCAGTGGATCAGGCCATGTCAGTGATGGATACCATGATTGGCGATATTGGCGCGGTCATGGCGAAAGTGGCGCGCGGGGATATCAGCCATCGGGTGAGTGCGCAAGGCGAAGGCGCATTGGCGGCTTTGAAAGACAATATCAATTGCACTCTGGATGCCCTGCGTTGCCTCGATGAGATGGCACATGTTGCACGCGCGCTCGCCAAAGGCGATCTGGATCAGTCAATGACTGGCAGCTACCAAGGCGTATTTGCAGAGGTCAAGGTGGCCATGAATTCGACGGTGGCGAATCTGAAAGCCGTGCTTGAAGATATCGGCGATGTAATGGCGCAGTTGGCCAATGGCAAACTGGGTCAGCATGTGACGGCAACTGCAGAAGGGGAGCTTGCTGTACTAAAAGGCAATATCAATGCGTCTTTGGATGCCCTGCATTGTCTGGGTGAGCTATCGGTTCAGGCTGAAGCCATGGCCAAGGGGGATTTGTCGCGGACGGTCGATTCGCAGTATCCGGGTATATTCGGTGCAGTGAAGGACTCGCTCAATGAAACGGTGTACAGCCTCCGCGAGTTGATCGGTGGCATTCGAATTGCGGCAGACCGCATCAATGTAGCGTCTCAGGAAATTGCACAAGGCAATCAGGATCTGTCACGCCGAACCGAGCAGCAGGCGAGCAGCATTGAAGAAACCGCTACCAGCATGGAAGAGCTGAGCGGCACAGTCGGTCAGAATGCCGGCAATGCCACCATGGCGAGCGAAATGGCCATACATTCGCGGGAAGTAGCCGAGCAGGGCGGCAGTGCTGTCAGGCAGGTAGTAGAGACTATGGGCGAAATTGCTGCGTCATCACGCAAGATTGCTGACATTATCGGTGTCATTGATGGCATTGCCTTTCAAACCAATATTCTGGCCTTGAATGCGGCTGTTGAGGCCGCACGTGCAGGAGAAGAAGGCCGTGGCTTTGCAGTGGTGGCATCCGAAGTACGCAGTCTGGCACAAAGAACAGCTAACTCCGCTCGCGAAATCAAGCAACTGATCGAGGCGTCACTATCATGTGTAGAAGTCGGCCGCCATCAGGTGAATCTGGCGGGTGATACGGTTGAGGAAATTGTCGGCGGTATCGGTAAGGTCAGCGAAGCCATTGTCGAGATTGCCAATGCCAGCAAGGAGCAATCCGAAGGCGTGTCTCAGGTCACACAGGCGGTGGCCATCATGGATAAGGCCACCCAGCAAAATGCTGCCTTGGTAGAAGAGGCCACTGCCGCCGCCATCCAGCTTGAAACACAAGCCAATGAACTGGTGTCAGCAGTGTCGCGTTTTTCGCTCGGCAATGAGACGAATCGTCAATTGCCTCGTGGCGGACAGGTACCCCGACTCACGGTACGCTAG